One part of the Truepera radiovictrix DSM 17093 genome encodes these proteins:
- the phnE gene encoding phosphonate ABC transporter, permease protein PhnE, which produces MPVTTRVTPEGPRRVWHRHTPQERLRYALGWALGVLVLALCWRLIAAQTTWLFVQDAPRQAGDLFSRMLPPRWSYAPTLLRPLWDTLNIATLGTLLALLVATPVAFMAARNTTPHPLLRAAALLIIVVSRSVHSLIWAVFLVYLVGPGVFAGVIAIALRSVGFIAKLLFEAIEEINPKPVEAVRATGGSGLQVLTYGVVPQVLPAWTGISVFRWDINIRESTFLGLVGAGGIGLQLNASVNALAWAQASVIFIAIFGLVLFSEWVSARVRGAIT; this is translated from the coding sequence ATGCCGGTGACGACGCGCGTGACCCCAGAGGGCCCGCGGCGCGTGTGGCACCGCCACACCCCGCAAGAGCGACTGCGTTACGCTCTGGGTTGGGCGCTCGGGGTGCTCGTCTTAGCGCTCTGCTGGCGCCTCATCGCGGCGCAAACGACCTGGCTGTTCGTGCAGGACGCGCCGCGGCAAGCGGGCGATCTTTTCTCGCGCATGCTGCCGCCCCGTTGGTCGTACGCGCCCACGCTCCTGCGGCCGCTTTGGGACACGCTCAACATCGCCACGCTAGGGACGCTGTTGGCGCTTCTCGTGGCTACCCCGGTGGCCTTTATGGCGGCGCGCAACACGACCCCGCACCCGCTGCTGCGCGCCGCGGCGCTGCTCATCATCGTAGTGAGCCGCAGCGTGCACTCGCTTATCTGGGCGGTCTTTTTGGTCTACTTGGTCGGGCCGGGGGTGTTCGCCGGGGTGATCGCGATCGCGCTACGTTCAGTCGGGTTTATCGCGAAGTTGCTCTTTGAAGCCATCGAGGAGATCAACCCCAAACCGGTCGAGGCGGTGCGGGCGACGGGGGGGAGCGGCCTGCAGGTCCTGACCTACGGCGTGGTGCCGCAGGTGTTGCCCGCGTGGACGGGGATCTCGGTGTTTCGTTGGGACATCAACATCCGCGAGTCGACCTTTTTGGGCCTCGTCGGGGCGGGCGGTATCGGGTTGCAGCTCAACGCTTCTGTCAACGCGCTCGCGTGGGCGCAGGCGAGCGTCATCTTTATCGCCATCTTTGGGCTCGTCCTCTTTTCCGAATGGGTATCGGCAAGGGTTCGGGGGGCGATCACCTGA
- the pstA gene encoding phosphate ABC transporter permease PstA yields MSLASLSYPRKKRRRFANGAAAVVITLFAAIVLAPLMFIFYYLIAQGFSAFSFELFRFPSGGNLIGRIGHAILGTGILLLIATVIGATLGIGAGIFLAEFPRHPLVRPVRVLSDVLLGVPAIVMGLVAYGLLVVGGGYSAWAGGVALGFIMIPYVVRTTEEIMKLVPQSVREAAYALGLPKWRTTLSVVLPAALNGIVTGTLLAIARVAGEAAPLLFTAFGNNFLNTDPNRPMAALPLLIFRYARDPNPGLQQTAWATALFLVFFVFVTTLVTRFVVGRGVLK; encoded by the coding sequence GTGAGCTTGGCGTCTCTAAGCTACCCGCGTAAAAAGCGGCGCCGCTTCGCCAACGGCGCTGCCGCGGTCGTGATCACGCTCTTCGCGGCGATCGTGCTGGCCCCTTTGATGTTTATCTTCTACTACCTCATCGCGCAGGGGTTTTCGGCCTTTTCGTTCGAGCTCTTCCGCTTTCCGAGCGGGGGCAACCTGATCGGGCGCATCGGGCACGCGATTTTGGGTACCGGCATCCTGCTGCTCATCGCCACCGTGATCGGCGCGACGCTCGGCATCGGCGCGGGTATCTTCCTCGCGGAGTTTCCGCGGCACCCGCTCGTAAGGCCCGTGCGCGTGCTCTCGGACGTCCTCTTGGGGGTGCCCGCGATCGTCATGGGGCTCGTCGCCTACGGCCTGCTGGTCGTCGGGGGCGGTTACAGCGCGTGGGCTGGCGGGGTGGCGCTCGGCTTTATCATGATCCCTTACGTCGTGCGCACGACCGAGGAGATCATGAAGCTCGTACCGCAGAGCGTCCGCGAGGCGGCCTATGCCCTCGGGTTGCCGAAGTGGCGCACGACCCTCTCGGTGGTGCTGCCGGCGGCTCTTAACGGCATCGTGACGGGGACGCTGCTCGCCATCGCGCGCGTCGCGGGCGAGGCGGCGCCGCTCCTTTTCACGGCGTTCGGTAACAACTTCCTCAACACCGACCCGAATAGGCCCATGGCCGCGCTGCCGCTTCTAATCTTCCGCTACGCGCGCGACCCCAACCCCGGGTTGCAGCAAACGGCGTGGGCGACCGCCCTGTTTCTCGTGTTTTTCGTGTTCGTCACCACCTTGGTGACGCGCTTCGTCGTCGGTAGAGGAGTGCTGAAATGA
- a CDS encoding phosphate/phosphite/phosphonate ABC transporter substrate-binding protein, protein MLKRTLAVGLTLALTPALAQGDRPDSLVLGMVPSREADRIVDSLDPIAEMLTERIGIPVETFVSTNFTGLVEAMGTGRVDIGFFGPAALVQAMDRHGAEVILASVRNGETTYLSQFSVRCDSGIEDFSDLVGRTIAFVDPASASGYQFPFVYLNSQHGINPDTDMQAIFAGSHDAAILAVYNGDVDVAVSFNDARTAIEGDFPDVMEQVCVLGYTDPIPNDGVVVRAGLDPELTQEIAQALIDIADTEEGEALTSELFNVTAFAPVEASAFDIVRETSAFFDQ, encoded by the coding sequence ATGCTTAAACGCACCCTAGCCGTAGGTCTGACGCTCGCCCTGACCCCTGCTCTGGCCCAAGGCGACCGCCCCGATTCGCTCGTGCTCGGTATGGTGCCCTCGCGTGAAGCCGACCGCATCGTCGACTCGCTCGACCCGATCGCCGAGATGCTCACCGAGCGCATCGGCATCCCGGTCGAGACCTTTGTGTCGACCAACTTTACGGGGCTCGTCGAAGCGATGGGCACGGGCCGCGTCGACATCGGCTTTTTCGGCCCCGCCGCCCTCGTGCAAGCCATGGACCGCCACGGCGCCGAGGTGATCCTCGCGTCGGTGCGTAACGGCGAGACGACCTACCTGTCGCAGTTTAGCGTCCGCTGCGATTCGGGTATCGAGGACTTTAGCGACCTCGTGGGCCGCACCATCGCCTTCGTCGACCCCGCTTCGGCTTCGGGCTACCAGTTCCCCTTCGTCTACCTCAACTCCCAGCACGGCATCAACCCCGACACGGACATGCAGGCGATCTTCGCCGGGTCGCACGACGCGGCGATCCTCGCGGTCTATAACGGCGACGTCGACGTGGCGGTGTCGTTTAACGACGCCCGCACCGCTATCGAGGGCGACTTTCCCGACGTGATGGAACAGGTGTGCGTGCTCGGGTACACCGACCCCATCCCCAACGACGGCGTCGTGGTGCGCGCCGGGCTCGACCCGGAGCTGACCCAAGAGATCGCCCAAGCGCTCATTGACATCGCCGACACCGAGGAGGGCGAGGCGCTCACCAGCGAGCTCTTTAACGTCACCGCCTTTGCCCCGGTAGAGGCTTCGGCGTTCGACATCGTTCGCGAGACCTCGGCGTTCTTCGACCAGTAA
- the phnC gene encoding phosphonate ABC transporter ATP-binding protein has product MIQFNEVGVVYPNGFRALKGISLEIPKGQFVVVVGLSGAGKSTLIRTINNLVVPSSGEVLINGRSITKAKGRELRAMRTPIGMIFQTFNLVKRSTVLRNVLSGRLGQANPALSLLGIFSEADIALAHDCLRRVGIPDKAFVRADALSGGQQQRVGIARALAQDPEIMLADEPVASLDPPTSHAVMSDLKRISREDGITTLVNLHFIDMARDYADRIIGMRGGEVVFDGTPAEATNRVFEEIYGRPIDKERDLRGAA; this is encoded by the coding sequence ATGATCCAGTTTAACGAGGTCGGGGTCGTCTACCCGAACGGCTTTAGAGCCCTCAAGGGGATCTCGCTAGAGATCCCCAAAGGCCAGTTCGTCGTGGTCGTCGGGCTCTCCGGCGCGGGCAAGTCGACCCTGATCCGCACCATCAACAACCTCGTCGTCCCCTCCTCGGGCGAGGTGCTGATTAACGGGCGCTCGATCACCAAGGCCAAGGGGCGCGAGCTGCGCGCCATGCGCACGCCCATCGGGATGATCTTTCAGACCTTTAACTTGGTCAAGCGCTCGACGGTGCTGCGCAACGTCCTCTCCGGCCGCCTCGGGCAAGCCAACCCCGCACTGAGCCTTTTAGGCATCTTTTCGGAAGCCGACATCGCTCTGGCGCACGACTGCCTGCGGCGCGTCGGCATTCCCGATAAGGCCTTTGTCCGCGCCGACGCCCTCTCGGGCGGTCAGCAGCAGCGGGTCGGTATCGCCCGCGCCCTGGCCCAAGACCCCGAGATCATGCTCGCCGACGAGCCCGTCGCGAGCCTCGACCCGCCGACCTCGCACGCGGTGATGAGCGACCTTAAACGCATCTCCCGCGAGGACGGCATCACCACGCTCGTCAACCTGCACTTTATCGACATGGCGCGCGATTACGCCGACCGCATCATCGGTATGCGGGGCGGCGAGGTGGTCTTCGACGGCACCCCGGCAGAGGCCACGAACCGCGTCTTCGAGGAGATCTACGGGCGCCCCATCGACAAGGAACGGGACCTCCGTGGCGCTGCCTGA
- the pstS gene encoding phosphate ABC transporter substrate-binding protein PstS — protein sequence MKKLALLASLSLGAAFAQDLNGAGASFPDPLYQEMFAAYNEEFGIQVNYQAIGSGGGRSALLDQTVDFAGTDAAFSDEELADAPGTILHIPTASGAVVLGYNFAPLAEEPEGGLTLSGEVVADIFLGNITEWSDPAIAELNPGAELPDLPITVAHRSDGSGTTAIFVDYLAKVSEQWASEVSTGPQTSVSWPTGIGGDGNAGVTNIIAQTPGAIGYVALEYAIENNVTYANMINAAGNTVEATLDAVAAAADVEMPADLRATFTNSENPDAWPVAGFTWVVMYEDQNYAGRSRERAQQTLDLIRWMITDGQRFNNPLNYGQITGFPQERALELLDGVNYGGQPLSGN from the coding sequence ATGAAAAAACTCGCACTGCTCGCTTCGCTCTCGCTGGGTGCCGCCTTCGCCCAAGACCTTAACGGTGCGGGCGCGTCGTTCCCCGACCCGCTCTACCAAGAGATGTTTGCCGCGTACAACGAGGAGTTCGGCATTCAGGTCAACTACCAGGCCATCGGCTCGGGCGGGGGGCGTTCGGCGCTGCTCGACCAGACGGTCGACTTTGCCGGTACCGACGCCGCGTTTAGCGACGAAGAGTTGGCCGACGCGCCGGGGACGATCCTCCACATCCCCACCGCGAGCGGCGCGGTCGTCTTGGGTTACAACTTCGCGCCGTTGGCCGAAGAGCCCGAGGGGGGGCTGACCCTCTCCGGCGAGGTGGTCGCCGACATCTTCCTCGGTAACATCACCGAGTGGTCGGACCCGGCGATCGCCGAACTCAACCCCGGCGCGGAGCTCCCCGACCTGCCGATCACCGTCGCGCACCGCTCGGACGGTTCGGGGACGACGGCGATCTTCGTCGACTACCTCGCCAAGGTCTCGGAGCAGTGGGCGAGCGAGGTCAGCACGGGGCCGCAGACGAGCGTCTCGTGGCCGACGGGGATCGGCGGTGACGGCAACGCGGGGGTCACCAACATCATCGCGCAGACCCCCGGCGCCATCGGCTACGTCGCGCTCGAGTACGCGATCGAAAACAACGTGACCTACGCGAACATGATCAACGCCGCGGGCAACACCGTCGAAGCGACCCTCGACGCGGTCGCCGCTGCCGCCGACGTCGAGATGCCCGCCGACCTCCGCGCGACCTTTACCAACTCCGAAAACCCCGACGCGTGGCCCGTTGCGGGCTTTACCTGGGTGGTCATGTACGAAGACCAGAACTACGCGGGGCGCAGCCGCGAGCGGGCGCAGCAGACCCTGGACCTCATTCGCTGGATGATCACCGACGGTCAGCGCTTTAACAACCCGCTCAACTACGGCCAGATCACCGGTTTTCCGCAGGAGCGCGCGCTCGAGCTTCTAGACGGCGTCAACTACGGCGGTCAGCCGCTCTCGGGTAACTAA
- the phnD gene encoding phosphate/phosphite/phosphonate ABC transporter substrate-binding protein encodes MNVQRLTSLLLPLLAPLGLAAQAPECPRGILDVRFCDEDGDLLADVPTDPAELVDPDTLIFSYTPVEDPAVYADVWADFLAHMEEVTGRRVQFFPVDSNAAQLEAMRAGRLHVAGFNTGGVPFAVNVAGFRPFAMMAAEDGSYGYEMEIIVPADSDIQEVADLRGRTLTFTEETSNSGFKAPSAILQGEFGLVVGEDIEPLFSGGHDVSILGVANRDYEAASIANSVKARMIERGVVAADDFRVIYTSETFPTTAYGHVYNLEPELAERVREAFFSYDWEGTPLQEEFSRSGEAQFIEISYEETWAVIRQIDEVTGVNYTAP; translated from the coding sequence ATGAACGTGCAACGCCTGACGAGCCTGCTGCTCCCGCTACTCGCCCCTTTGGGTCTGGCGGCGCAAGCGCCCGAATGCCCGCGCGGCATCCTGGACGTCCGCTTTTGCGACGAGGACGGCGACCTGTTGGCGGACGTGCCCACCGATCCCGCCGAACTCGTCGACCCCGACACCCTCATCTTTTCCTACACGCCCGTCGAGGACCCCGCGGTGTACGCCGACGTCTGGGCGGATTTTCTCGCGCACATGGAAGAGGTCACGGGGCGGCGCGTGCAGTTTTTTCCGGTCGACTCGAACGCCGCGCAGCTCGAGGCGATGCGCGCGGGGCGTTTGCACGTCGCCGGGTTTAACACCGGCGGCGTCCCCTTCGCGGTCAACGTCGCGGGGTTTCGCCCCTTCGCCATGATGGCGGCGGAGGACGGGTCCTACGGTTACGAAATGGAGATCATCGTTCCGGCGGACAGCGACATCCAGGAGGTCGCCGACCTTAGGGGTCGCACCCTGACCTTTACCGAAGAGACCTCGAACTCGGGGTTCAAAGCGCCGAGCGCCATTTTGCAGGGCGAGTTCGGGCTTGTGGTCGGCGAGGACATCGAGCCGCTCTTCTCGGGGGGGCACGACGTGTCCATCCTGGGGGTGGCCAACCGCGACTACGAAGCGGCTTCGATCGCCAACTCCGTCAAAGCGCGCATGATCGAGCGCGGCGTCGTCGCGGCCGACGACTTTCGCGTGATCTACACCTCGGAGACCTTTCCGACGACCGCCTACGGCCACGTCTACAACCTAGAGCCCGAGCTGGCCGAAAGGGTCCGCGAGGCGTTTTTCTCCTACGACTGGGAGGGGACACCGCTCCAGGAGGAGTTTAGCCGAAGCGGCGAGGCGCAGTTTATCGAGATCTCGTACGAGGAGACCTGGGCCGTCATCCGGCAGATCGACGAGGTCACCGGCGTCAACTACACGGCGCCTTGA
- the pstC gene encoding phosphate ABC transporter permease subunit PstC translates to MSEVRPSIAPQVGVATRRRPLQSASVLSGDRIFAFLILLLALGVMAISVLIVWVLVDNAQLAFENFGVFNFLVSNVWNPPAREFGALAFLVGTLVTSLGALLLSVPFAVAAALFITEYAPRWLAEPVSYLVELLAAIPSVVYGFWGVTVLVPLVREFQVFVLRTPGLREIPFLRGAPMGYGVLAAIIILAIMIIPYTAAVARDVIRLVPRDQREAAYALGATKWEVLRDAVLPYARAGIFGGIILSLGRALGETIAVTMVIGNNTRILTSLFDPAATMPSIIASQFPEALDPLMRSSLIAIGLYLFFATLLVNLIARFIIYKLSPKGVLA, encoded by the coding sequence GTGAGTGAGGTTCGGCCCAGTATCGCGCCCCAGGTGGGGGTAGCGACCAGAAGGCGGCCCTTACAGAGCGCGTCGGTTCTCTCCGGCGACCGCATCTTTGCGTTTTTGATCCTGCTGCTCGCGCTCGGTGTAATGGCGATCTCCGTACTGATCGTCTGGGTGCTCGTCGACAACGCGCAGCTAGCGTTTGAAAATTTTGGCGTTTTTAACTTTCTTGTTTCCAACGTCTGGAACCCCCCCGCCAGGGAGTTCGGGGCGCTCGCCTTTCTGGTCGGGACGCTGGTGACGAGCCTCGGGGCGCTGTTGTTGTCGGTCCCCTTCGCGGTCGCAGCGGCGCTCTTTATCACCGAGTACGCGCCGCGGTGGCTCGCTGAGCCGGTGAGCTACCTCGTCGAGCTGCTCGCGGCGATCCCCAGCGTGGTCTACGGCTTCTGGGGGGTGACGGTGTTGGTGCCCTTGGTCCGCGAGTTTCAGGTCTTCGTCCTCCGGACGCCCGGACTGCGCGAGATCCCCTTTCTGCGAGGCGCCCCCATGGGCTACGGCGTGCTCGCGGCGATCATTATCCTTGCGATCATGATCATCCCCTACACGGCTGCGGTCGCGCGCGACGTCATCCGGCTCGTGCCCCGAGACCAGCGCGAGGCGGCCTACGCGCTCGGCGCGACCAAGTGGGAGGTGCTGCGCGACGCGGTGCTCCCCTACGCCCGCGCGGGCATCTTCGGCGGGATCATCCTGAGCTTGGGGCGCGCGCTCGGTGAGACGATCGCGGTCACCATGGTGATCGGCAACAACACCCGCATCTTGACCTCGCTCTTCGACCCGGCCGCGACGATGCCCTCGATTATCGCCTCGCAGTTTCCCGAGGCGCTCGACCCGCTGATGCGCTCGAGCCTGATCGCCATCGGCCTCTACCTCTTTTTCGCCACCCTGCTGGTGAACCTCATCGCGCGCTTTATCATCTACAAGCTGAGCCCGAAAGGGGTGCTGGCGTGA
- the pstB gene encoding phosphate ABC transporter ATP-binding protein PstB: MTVYVSPQTQTQEAPAARSDLLRIENLNIYFGHTHVVRFVTMQIQPNTVTALIGPSGCGKTTFLRSLNRMHDLTPSARIEGTVNYHGENIYGKGVDAVDVRRRIGMVFQKPNPFPTMSIYDNVVAGLKLAGERRKSRLDEVVERSLKQAALWDEVKDRLKTPATGLSGGQQQRLCIARSLAVEPEVLLMDEPTSALDPQSTQRIEDLMSSLKEYVTVIIVTHNMQQAARVSDKTAFFLLDESVTSKEGQTSLIEFDDTDKLFTNPSDPRTEAYITGRFG; encoded by the coding sequence ATGACGGTTTACGTCTCCCCACAAACGCAGACCCAGGAGGCGCCCGCCGCGCGGAGCGACCTGTTGCGGATTGAAAACCTTAACATCTACTTCGGCCATACCCACGTGGTGCGCTTCGTCACCATGCAGATCCAGCCGAACACCGTCACCGCCCTTATCGGCCCCTCGGGGTGCGGCAAGACGACCTTTCTGCGCTCGTTAAACCGCATGCACGACCTTACCCCGAGCGCGCGCATCGAGGGTACGGTCAACTACCACGGTGAGAACATCTACGGCAAGGGGGTCGACGCGGTCGACGTAAGGCGCCGCATCGGGATGGTGTTTCAAAAACCCAACCCGTTTCCGACGATGAGCATCTACGACAACGTGGTCGCGGGGCTCAAGCTCGCGGGGGAGCGTAGAAAATCGCGGCTCGACGAGGTCGTCGAGCGCTCGCTCAAGCAGGCCGCCCTCTGGGACGAGGTCAAAGACCGCCTCAAAACCCCGGCGACGGGCCTTTCGGGGGGGCAGCAGCAGCGGCTTTGCATCGCGCGCTCCTTGGCCGTCGAACCCGAGGTGCTCCTCATGGACGAGCCGACCTCGGCGCTCGACCCGCAGTCGACGCAGCGCATCGAGGACCTCATGAGCTCGCTTAAAGAGTACGTCACCGTGATCATCGTGACGCACAACATGCAGCAAGCGGCGCGGGTCTCGGATAAAACCGCCTTTTTCCTGCTCGACGAGTCGGTCACCTCGAAAGAGGGGCAGACGAGTCTGATCGAGTTCGACGACACCGACAAGCTCTTTACCAACCCGTCGGACCCGCGCACGGAGGCCTACATCACCGGGCGCTTCGGGTAA
- the phnC gene encoding phosphonate ABC transporter ATP-binding protein: MLEIDGLTKIYPTGDRALQGITLQLPRGQVLALIGPSGAGKSTLIRCVNRLVEPSGGAIRLNGTDLTRLGPAGLRRARRKLGMIFQEYALLERLTVMENVLSGRLGYVGFWASALRRFPQRDVDEAFRLLQRVGLEAFVDKRADALSGGQRQRVGIARALLQDPDVLLVDEPTASLDPKTARQIMRLITELAKERGLSAIINIHDVALAKAFAERVVGLRSGEIVFDGAPERLSTAVLTRIYGEEDWGEAAAPETRPTGGAPAATAARPVATVGSGAPR, from the coding sequence ATGCTGGAAATCGATGGTCTCACCAAAATCTACCCGACGGGCGACCGGGCGCTTCAAGGGATCACCCTGCAGCTCCCTAGAGGCCAAGTGCTCGCGCTGATCGGCCCTTCGGGGGCGGGTAAGTCCACCCTTATCCGCTGCGTCAACCGGCTCGTCGAGCCTTCGGGCGGCGCCATAAGGCTTAACGGCACCGACCTGACCCGCTTGGGTCCCGCTGGGCTCCGCCGCGCGCGGCGCAAGTTGGGGATGATCTTTCAGGAGTACGCGCTTTTAGAGCGGCTTACGGTGATGGAAAACGTGCTCTCCGGGCGGCTCGGCTACGTGGGGTTTTGGGCGAGCGCGCTCAGGAGGTTTCCGCAGCGCGACGTCGACGAGGCTTTTCGGCTTCTTCAACGCGTCGGGTTGGAGGCGTTTGTCGACAAGCGCGCCGACGCCCTCTCGGGCGGTCAGCGTCAGCGGGTCGGCATCGCCCGGGCGCTGCTTCAAGACCCCGACGTCTTGCTGGTCGACGAACCGACGGCGAGCTTAGACCCCAAAACGGCGCGGCAGATCATGCGGCTCATTACCGAGCTGGCGAAAGAGCGGGGTTTAAGCGCGATCATCAACATTCACGATGTCGCCCTCGCCAAAGCGTTTGCGGAGCGCGTCGTCGGACTCCGCTCCGGCGAGATCGTCTTCGACGGGGCGCCGGAGCGCCTTTCGACGGCGGTGCTGACGCGCATCTACGGCGAGGAGGATTGGGGCGAAGCGGCGGCGCCTGAGACGCGGCCGACCGGAGGCGCGCCCGCGGCGACGGCCGCGCGTCCGGTTGCGACGGTGGGTTCGGGGGCGCCGCGGTGA
- the phnE gene encoding phosphonate ABC transporter, permease protein PhnE, with the protein MSAPASRRWTPPPLIRNPYLRYGLLVAGLAYLVAGVLSVPVDWARVAQGAERSARLFGEFLRPDFTSRWTDIQIGLLESLTMSVVATVAGVALAVPVALGAARNLAPLPVYLLCRAYVTLVRTFPEVVIAIVFVVMMGFGPFAGLLTLVLATTGFIAKLLAEDLEDIDRAPLEAVRASGASWAQLILYGVLPQVAPRFVGLFVYRLDINFRESTILGIVGAGGIGATLTTAMSRYDFDTAGAVLILIIAVVLALELLAGAVRKRVS; encoded by the coding sequence GTGAGCGCCCCCGCGTCCAGGCGCTGGACGCCGCCCCCGCTGATCCGTAACCCCTACCTGCGCTACGGGCTCCTCGTGGCTGGGCTTGCCTACCTCGTCGCGGGGGTGCTCAGCGTACCGGTGGACTGGGCGCGGGTCGCGCAGGGGGCCGAACGCAGCGCGCGGCTGTTCGGCGAGTTTCTGCGGCCCGACTTCACCTCGCGTTGGACGGATATTCAGATCGGGCTTTTAGAAAGCCTCACCATGTCGGTGGTGGCGACCGTTGCGGGCGTCGCTTTAGCCGTCCCCGTAGCTTTGGGCGCCGCGCGCAACCTCGCCCCCCTGCCCGTCTACCTGCTCTGCCGCGCTTATGTCACCCTCGTCCGCACCTTTCCAGAGGTCGTTATCGCCATCGTCTTCGTGGTGATGATGGGTTTCGGACCGTTTGCGGGTCTTTTGACGCTCGTTCTGGCGACCACGGGGTTTATCGCCAAGCTCCTGGCTGAGGACCTCGAGGACATCGACCGCGCGCCGCTCGAGGCGGTGCGCGCGAGCGGCGCGTCGTGGGCGCAGCTCATCCTCTACGGTGTGCTGCCGCAGGTCGCGCCGCGCTTCGTGGGGCTTTTCGTCTACCGGCTCGACATCAACTTCCGCGAATCGACCATTTTGGGAATCGTTGGCGCGGGCGGCATCGGGGCGACCCTGACGACCGCCATGTCGCGTTACGACTTCGACACGGCCGGGGCGGTGCTCATTCTAATTATCGCCGTGGTGCTGGCGCTCGAGCTGCTCGCCGGGGCCGTCCGGAAGCGGGTGAGTTGA